In Rhodanobacter humi, the following are encoded in one genomic region:
- a CDS encoding NADH:flavin oxidoreductase/NADH oxidase, translating to MKLFEPLPQRSLTLRNRIVVSPMCQYSAIDGMPDHWHLVHLGSRAVGGAAAVIAEATAVSAQGRISPGDTGIWNDVQAAAWRPIAAFIAAQGAVPGVQLAHAGRKASAHRPWDGGGALTPAQGAWTTVAPSALPFDAGWHTPMALDAAGIRQLIADFRAAAQRALAAGFQLIELHAAHGYLLHQFLSPLSNRRDDDYGGSFENRTRLAREVIAAVREVWPAELPLWLRISAMDWAEGGWDVEQSVRLAREVKSLGLDLVDISSGGLLPHVKVPVAPGYQVPFAAQIRREAGIATGAVGLITGSKQAADIVANDEADVVLIARESLRDPYFPRRAAQELGAELPAPAQYRRAW from the coding sequence ATGAAATTGTTCGAACCCCTCCCGCAGCGCAGCCTGACGCTGCGCAACCGCATCGTGGTGTCGCCGATGTGCCAGTACTCGGCGATCGACGGCATGCCCGACCACTGGCATCTGGTGCACCTGGGCAGCCGTGCGGTGGGCGGCGCGGCTGCGGTGATCGCCGAGGCTACCGCGGTGTCGGCGCAGGGGCGCATCTCGCCGGGCGACACCGGCATCTGGAACGACGTGCAGGCCGCGGCTTGGCGGCCGATCGCCGCCTTCATCGCGGCGCAGGGCGCGGTGCCCGGCGTGCAGCTGGCGCATGCCGGCCGCAAGGCCAGTGCGCACCGGCCCTGGGACGGCGGTGGCGCACTCACGCCGGCGCAGGGCGCGTGGACCACGGTGGCGCCGTCGGCGCTACCGTTCGACGCGGGCTGGCACACGCCGATGGCGCTGGATGCGGCTGGCATCCGCCAGTTGATCGCCGATTTTCGGGCGGCGGCGCAGCGTGCGCTGGCCGCCGGCTTCCAGTTGATCGAGTTGCACGCCGCGCACGGTTATCTGCTGCACCAGTTCCTGTCGCCGCTCAGCAACCGGCGCGACGACGACTACGGCGGCAGCTTCGAGAACCGCACGCGGCTGGCGCGCGAGGTGATCGCCGCAGTGCGCGAGGTATGGCCGGCGGAGTTGCCGCTGTGGCTGCGCATCTCGGCCATGGACTGGGCCGAGGGTGGCTGGGATGTCGAGCAGAGCGTGCGGCTGGCGCGCGAGGTGAAGTCGCTGGGCTTGGACCTGGTCGACATTTCCAGCGGCGGCCTGCTGCCACACGTGAAGGTGCCCGTGGCGCCGGGCTACCAGGTGCCGTTCGCCGCGCAGATCCGCCGTGAAGCGGGCATCGCTACCGGCGCGGTGGGCCTCATCACCGGATCGAAGCAAGCCGCCGACATCGTGGCAAACGACGAGGCCGACGTGGTGCTGATTGCCCGCGAGAGCCTGCGCGATCCGTATTTCCCGCGCCGCGCCGCGCAGGAGCTGGGTGCAGAGCTGCCCGCGCCGGCGCAATATCGACGAGCCTGGTGA
- a CDS encoding cytochrome c: MRAALLILLGLVIGVLGTSQVMNALAARNPMPKAVMHTMGYHMGELKQAMKAQKCDAATIQHHLLRLQSTATDILPTFGIADKGFTDDANQLQTRLQQATVSAPASCAALAAALKPVGETCQSCHQQYR, translated from the coding sequence ATGCGTGCCGCCCTCCTGATCCTGCTCGGCCTGGTCATCGGCGTACTCGGTACGTCCCAGGTGATGAATGCGCTCGCCGCGCGCAACCCGATGCCCAAGGCGGTGATGCACACCATGGGCTACCACATGGGCGAGCTGAAGCAGGCGATGAAGGCGCAGAAGTGCGACGCGGCGACGATCCAGCACCATCTGTTGCGCCTGCAGTCCACCGCCACCGACATCCTGCCCACCTTCGGCATTGCCGACAAAGGCTTCACCGACGACGCGAACCAGCTGCAGACGCGCCTGCAGCAGGCCACCGTGTCCGCCCCGGCCAGCTGCGCGGCACTGGCCGCGGCGCTGAAGCCGGTGGGCGAGACCTGCCAGAGCTGCCATCAGCAGTACCGCTGA
- a CDS encoding pirin family protein, which produces MDAQPILIDGRLHDLGDGFTVRRLLPVLQARHVGPFVFYDHMGPVDFAPGRGMDVRPHPHIGLATVTWLFEGTVRHRDSLGSLADIQPGAVNWMTAGSGIVHSERTPPEARAAGQRVHGIQVWVALPRDHAEMAPEFHHHEAEALPCIRQPGVELVLIVGTGWGAASPVKVYAPMFFAEARLEAGAELALPAEHVEHGVHVIEGELAWGELSVAAGRMAVQTGAAVPSLRAKVASRVMLFGGAPLDGERHLWWNFVASSRERIEQAKADWREGCFGKVAGDEQEFIPLPPD; this is translated from the coding sequence ATGGATGCGCAACCGATCCTGATCGATGGCCGCCTGCACGATCTCGGCGACGGCTTCACCGTGCGCCGCCTGCTGCCGGTGCTGCAGGCCCGCCACGTGGGCCCGTTCGTGTTCTACGACCACATGGGCCCCGTGGATTTCGCGCCGGGCCGCGGCATGGACGTGCGACCGCATCCGCACATCGGCCTGGCCACGGTGACCTGGCTGTTCGAGGGCACGGTCCGCCATCGCGACAGCCTGGGCAGCCTCGCCGACATCCAGCCCGGCGCGGTGAACTGGATGACTGCCGGCAGCGGCATCGTGCATTCCGAGCGCACGCCGCCGGAAGCACGCGCCGCGGGCCAGCGCGTGCACGGCATCCAGGTATGGGTGGCGCTGCCGCGCGACCACGCGGAGATGGCGCCGGAGTTCCATCATCACGAGGCCGAGGCCTTGCCGTGCATCCGCCAGCCCGGCGTCGAGCTGGTGCTGATCGTCGGCACCGGCTGGGGCGCGGCCTCGCCGGTGAAGGTCTATGCGCCGATGTTCTTCGCCGAAGCGCGGCTGGAAGCCGGCGCCGAGCTGGCCCTGCCGGCGGAACATGTCGAGCACGGCGTCCACGTGATCGAGGGCGAGCTGGCGTGGGGCGAGCTGTCCGTCGCGGCGGGCCGGATGGCGGTGCAGACGGGCGCAGCGGTGCCGTCGTTGCGAGCGAAAGTCGCCAGCCGCGTGATGCTGTTCGGCGGCGCGCCGCTGGATGGCGAACGCCACTTGTGGTGGAACTTCGTCGCCAGCAGCCGCGAGCGCATCGAGCAGGCCAAGGCCGACTGGCGCGAGGGCTGCTTCGGCAAGGTGGCCGGCGACGAACAGGAATTCATTCCGCTGCCGCCCGACTGA
- a CDS encoding tRNA threonylcarbamoyladenosine dehydratase: MSESAYPHERFAGVERLYGAGSVAKLAQRHVCVVGVGGVGSWAAEALVRSGVGRLTLIDADEVCVSNTNRQLHALDGEYGKPKVGVMAARLHAINPSLRLEAIERFLTTATLDELLDRGYDAVLDACDAFRVKLEMIAWCRRRKLPIVTVGSAGGRTDPTQIRVRDLSRTEHDAMFSLIRKKLRADFNFPRSPQRYFGVPAVYSLQNVQYPQPDGTVCGTRPPGGDALNLACGGGLGAATHVTGAFAFAAVGKVMERLLQADD; encoded by the coding sequence ATGAGCGAATCCGCCTACCCGCACGAACGTTTCGCCGGCGTCGAACGCCTGTACGGCGCCGGCAGCGTGGCGAAGCTGGCGCAGCGCCATGTCTGCGTGGTGGGCGTGGGTGGCGTGGGCTCGTGGGCGGCCGAGGCGCTGGTGCGCAGCGGGGTGGGGCGGCTCACCCTGATCGACGCGGACGAGGTCTGCGTGTCCAACACCAACCGCCAGCTGCACGCGCTGGACGGTGAATACGGCAAGCCCAAGGTGGGCGTGATGGCCGCGCGCCTGCACGCGATCAATCCTTCGCTGCGACTGGAGGCGATCGAGCGCTTCCTCACGACCGCCACGCTGGACGAGCTGCTGGATCGCGGCTACGACGCCGTGCTGGATGCCTGCGATGCGTTCCGCGTGAAGCTGGAGATGATCGCCTGGTGCCGCCGCCGCAAGCTGCCCATCGTCACCGTGGGTTCGGCCGGCGGTCGCACCGATCCGACGCAGATTCGCGTGCGCGACCTCTCGCGCACCGAGCACGACGCGATGTTCAGCCTGATCCGCAAGAAGCTCCGCGCGGATTTCAATTTTCCGCGCAGCCCGCAACGTTACTTCGGCGTGCCGGCGGTGTACTCGCTGCAGAACGTGCAGTACCCGCAGCCGGACGGCACGGTCTGCGGCACCCGTCCGCCCGGTGGCGACGCGCTGAACCTTGCCTGCGGCGGCGGTCTGGGCGCGGCCACGCATGTCACCGGGGCGTTCGCGTTTGCGGCGGTGGGGAAGGTGATGGAGCGATTGCTGCAGGCGGACGACTAG
- a CDS encoding cold-shock protein — MSDRETGTVKWFNDAKGFGFISRENGPDVFVHFRAITGTGFKSLQEGQKVTFKVVQGQKGLQAEEVAPA, encoded by the coding sequence ATGTCGGATCGTGAAACAGGTACCGTCAAGTGGTTCAACGACGCCAAGGGGTTCGGCTTCATCAGCCGCGAGAACGGCCCCGACGTGTTCGTGCATTTTCGTGCCATCACCGGCACGGGCTTCAAGAGCCTGCAGGAAGGCCAGAAGGTGACGTTCAAGGTGGTGCAGGGCCAGAAGGGCCTGCAGGCCGAAGAAGTCGCTCCGGCTTGA
- a CDS encoding winged helix-turn-helix domain-containing protein — translation MNAASANTAALSLPQARALQLYAQGLLQAPRRKPRRADVVAAIERMRLLQIDSIHVVARSPYLVLHARLGDYPMAWLDEALADGRIAECWAHEACFVAARDLATHRAWRERGSHWAQRHAERMHREHRPAMDALLARIRESGPVLASDFPREDRGVSGWWEWKPEKRWLEAWFALGDLMVPRRERFQRVYDLAERVLARLDPPFAPSPLDSAQLRRHFILDGVCALGIAQARWIADYFRLKPTVTARELAPLLAEGELLEVAVRGWDEPGYVHRVHAAELERARGGRLRATHTTLLSPFDPLVWDRARALAMFDFDYRIECYVPAPKRRYGYYVLPILHRGALVGRLDAKAHRDAGVFEIKALYLEDGVEPAPRLAGELAAAIARTARWHGTPRIRLARCRPAALAPMLRAAWKAESA, via the coding sequence TTGAACGCAGCTTCAGCGAACACTGCAGCATTGAGCCTGCCGCAGGCGCGCGCGCTGCAGCTGTATGCGCAAGGCCTGCTGCAGGCGCCACGACGCAAGCCGCGTCGCGCCGACGTGGTGGCGGCGATCGAGCGCATGCGCCTGTTGCAGATCGATTCCATCCACGTGGTCGCGCGCAGCCCCTACCTGGTGCTGCATGCGCGCCTCGGCGATTACCCGATGGCGTGGCTGGACGAGGCGCTGGCCGATGGCCGCATCGCCGAATGCTGGGCGCACGAGGCCTGTTTCGTCGCCGCGCGCGATCTGGCCACGCATCGCGCCTGGCGCGAGCGCGGCAGCCACTGGGCGCAGCGCCACGCCGAGCGCATGCATCGCGAGCACCGTCCCGCTATGGACGCGCTGCTCGCGCGCATTCGCGAGAGCGGCCCGGTGCTGGCGTCGGATTTCCCGCGCGAGGATCGCGGCGTCTCCGGCTGGTGGGAGTGGAAGCCGGAGAAGCGCTGGCTGGAAGCATGGTTCGCGCTGGGCGATCTGATGGTGCCGCGACGCGAGCGCTTCCAGCGCGTGTACGACCTGGCCGAGCGGGTACTGGCGCGGCTCGATCCGCCGTTCGCGCCCAGCCCGCTGGATTCGGCGCAGCTGCGCCGGCACTTCATCCTCGACGGCGTGTGCGCGCTGGGTATCGCGCAGGCGCGCTGGATCGCCGACTACTTCCGCCTGAAGCCGACGGTGACGGCGCGCGAGCTGGCACCGCTGCTGGCCGAAGGCGAGCTGCTGGAGGTGGCGGTGCGCGGCTGGGACGAGCCGGGCTACGTGCATCGCGTGCATGCCGCGGAACTGGAACGTGCGCGCGGCGGCCGCCTGCGCGCCACGCATACCACGCTGCTGTCGCCGTTCGATCCGCTGGTCTGGGATCGCGCCCGCGCACTGGCGATGTTCGATTTCGATTACCGCATCGAGTGCTACGTGCCGGCGCCGAAGCGACGCTACGGCTATTACGTGCTGCCGATCCTGCATCGCGGCGCGCTGGTCGGCCGGCTGGACGCGAAGGCGCACCGCGACGCGGGCGTGTTCGAGATCAAGGCGCTGTACCTGGAGGATGGCGTGGAGCCGGCGCCGCGGCTGGCGGGCGAGCTGGCTGCCGCGATCGCGCGCACCGCGCGTTGGCACGGCACGCCGCGGATCCGTCTCGCGCGCTGTCGGCCGGCGGCGCTGGCGCCAATGTTGCGGGCCGCGTGGAAGGCGGAGTCCGCCTGA
- a CDS encoding diguanylate cyclase domain-containing protein → METTAITPLGKILDLLLDAICVVDAEGRYVFVSAAFERIFGYAPEEVIGRRMIELVHPEDREVTLRTAAAIMDGKPESNFQNRYVRKDGEVVHIMWSARWSEADRVRIAVARDITAFKRGESMRLALHAVAEAAHAAQDLPMLFEQVHRIIGGILPATNFLVALHDRTENRLRFPCVAYGEHEAVPEPEALAADPRIAAVIRSGRPVQLAAAAGDGATRWLGVPLQSKDGAIGALVIEHRGKAGYSDADSELLQFVATQVSTAIERKQAQARLHHLALHDPLTDLPNRNLFGRQLDATLARAASRKAHVALLYIDLDGFKQVNDRHGHPIGDLLLCEVATRLRGCLRERDVAGRIGGDEFVVLLDALASPGHGVDIAERIRAALGPVFQLAEQSIPMSASIGVAIFPADGEDGEQLARAADRAMYRAKQAGGNQTRVAGGVDAVDVPGS, encoded by the coding sequence ATGGAAACGACTGCAATCACCCCGCTGGGCAAGATCCTGGATCTCCTGCTGGACGCCATCTGCGTCGTCGACGCCGAGGGGCGCTATGTGTTCGTCAGCGCCGCATTCGAGCGCATCTTCGGCTACGCGCCGGAGGAGGTGATCGGCCGGCGGATGATCGAGCTCGTGCATCCGGAGGACCGCGAAGTGACGCTGCGCACCGCCGCGGCGATCATGGACGGCAAGCCCGAATCGAATTTCCAGAACCGCTACGTGCGCAAGGACGGCGAGGTGGTGCACATCATGTGGTCGGCACGCTGGTCCGAAGCCGACCGGGTGAGGATCGCCGTCGCCCGCGACATCACCGCGTTCAAGCGCGGCGAATCGATGCGGCTGGCGCTGCACGCAGTCGCCGAGGCGGCACATGCCGCACAGGACCTGCCCATGCTGTTCGAGCAGGTGCACCGGATCATCGGCGGCATCCTGCCCGCGACGAACTTCCTCGTCGCCCTGCACGACCGCACGGAGAATCGCCTGCGCTTTCCCTGTGTGGCGTACGGCGAGCACGAGGCCGTGCCCGAACCGGAGGCGCTTGCCGCCGACCCGCGCATCGCCGCGGTGATCCGCAGCGGCCGGCCCGTGCAACTGGCCGCTGCGGCGGGGGATGGCGCCACACGCTGGCTCGGCGTGCCGCTGCAATCGAAAGACGGCGCGATCGGCGCACTGGTGATCGAGCATCGCGGCAAGGCCGGCTACAGCGACGCCGACAGCGAACTGCTGCAATTCGTCGCCACCCAGGTGAGCACCGCGATCGAGCGCAAGCAGGCGCAGGCGCGGCTGCACCATCTCGCCCTGCACGACCCCCTGACCGACCTGCCCAACCGCAACCTGTTCGGTCGCCAGCTGGACGCCACGCTGGCGCGCGCCGCCAGCCGGAAGGCGCACGTGGCGTTGCTCTACATCGACCTGGACGGCTTCAAGCAGGTCAACGATCGCCACGGCCACCCCATCGGCGACCTGTTGCTGTGTGAAGTCGCCACCCGCCTCCGCGGCTGCCTGCGCGAGCGCGACGTCGCGGGGCGCATCGGCGGCGACGAGTTCGTGGTGCTGCTCGATGCGCTGGCCTCGCCCGGCCACGGCGTGGACATCGCGGAGCGGATCCGCGCGGCGCTCGGCCCGGTCTTCCAGCTCGCGGAACAGTCGATCCCCATGTCAGCGAGCATCGGCGTGGCCATCTTTCCCGCCGATGGCGAGGACGGCGAGCAGTTGGCCCGTGCCGCCGATCGCGCCATGTACCGTGCCAAGCAGGCGGGCGGCAACCAGACCCGGGTCGCCGGCGGCGTCGATGCCGTGGACGTTCCCGGCAGCTGA
- a CDS encoding Mpo1-like protein has translation MSEFASFRAFYPYYLGEHSQRLCRRWHFIGSSLVLVILLLAIASRRWDWLWLLPVAGYGCAWIGHFVYEKNRPATFRHPLYSLLGDWVMYAQMLRGKVSF, from the coding sequence ATGAGCGAATTCGCCAGCTTCCGCGCGTTCTATCCCTACTACCTCGGCGAGCACAGCCAGCGCCTGTGCCGGCGCTGGCATTTCATCGGCAGTTCGCTGGTGCTCGTGATCCTGTTGTTGGCGATCGCCAGCCGCCGCTGGGACTGGCTGTGGCTGTTGCCGGTGGCCGGCTACGGCTGCGCGTGGATCGGCCACTTCGTCTACGAGAAGAACCGCCCGGCCACCTTCCGCCACCCGCTGTACAGCCTGCTGGGCGATTGGGTGATGTACGCGCAGATGCTGCGTGGGAAGGTGAGTTTCTAG
- a CDS encoding alpha/beta hydrolase family protein — protein sequence MSTITTTSEPTVLPLAMTDGARAELLCVAPDGVPRAAVYWVPAMGVPAKHYLPLAAALAARGVAVALHEWRGIGSSSLRAGRRSDWGYRELLEIDLPAGLAAMRARWPQARPWLGGHSLGGQLACLYAALHPDEVTGLALVASGAPYWRRFRRGAVIGLAYALAPVLATLLGHLPGRRIGFGGNEARGVAADWARSGRTGRYAAAGMDTDFEQHLAALERPVLALRLRDDWLGQAASLDWLLGKMPHAPRRHELVLPDELAGQPADHFGWMKAPAAVAARLADWIAAHDAALVAPARPAP from the coding sequence ATGAGCACCATTACAACCACCTCGGAACCCACCGTGCTGCCGTTGGCGATGACCGACGGCGCGCGTGCGGAATTGCTGTGCGTGGCGCCGGACGGCGTGCCGCGCGCGGCGGTGTACTGGGTGCCGGCGATGGGCGTGCCGGCGAAGCATTACCTGCCGCTGGCCGCCGCACTGGCGGCGCGGGGCGTGGCGGTGGCGTTGCACGAGTGGCGTGGCATCGGTTCCAGCAGCCTGCGGGCCGGCCGTCGCAGTGACTGGGGCTACCGCGAGCTGCTGGAGATCGACCTGCCTGCTGGCTTGGCCGCGATGCGTGCGCGCTGGCCGCAGGCGCGTCCCTGGCTCGGGGGGCACAGCCTGGGCGGCCAACTGGCCTGCCTGTACGCCGCGCTGCATCCCGACGAGGTGACGGGTCTTGCCCTGGTGGCCAGCGGTGCGCCGTACTGGCGGCGCTTCCGCCGCGGCGCCGTGATCGGCCTGGCCTACGCGCTGGCGCCCGTGCTGGCGACGCTGCTGGGGCATTTGCCCGGTCGTCGTATCGGCTTCGGCGGCAACGAGGCGCGCGGTGTCGCGGCCGACTGGGCGCGCAGCGGCCGTACCGGCCGTTACGCCGCGGCGGGCATGGACACGGATTTCGAGCAGCACCTGGCCGCGCTGGAGCGACCGGTACTGGCCCTGCGCCTGCGCGACGACTGGCTGGGCCAGGCCGCCTCGCTGGACTGGCTGCTGGGGAAAATGCCGCACGCGCCGCGCCGCCATGAATTGGTGCTGCCGGACGAACTGGCCGGCCAGCCGGCCGACCACTTCGGCTGGATGAAGGCGCCGGCCGCGGTCGCCGCGCGCCTGGCCGACTGGATCGCGGCGCACGACGCGGCGCTCGTGGCGCCGGCTCGCCCCGCCCCTTGA
- a CDS encoding phospholipase A gives MPCRRILLLAGCLVAGVCHAQNPDPMDIRACTAIESDAQRLACYDRATGRDQLPAAQKRNEQPATTNEGMFAHDRQTSVVAAAEPQVAAPLSLLDSRWELSPESKLGTFNLRGYRPVYAMPLFATSNQNREPHSPNPDNTVKTPQQLQNVEGKFQLSLKTKIWQGVFGDAGDLWLGYTQSSRWQVYNAQASRPFRETNYEPEALLVFDTHYRVLGWNGRLFGIGVDHQSNGRGNPLSRSWNRVIADVGFERDGWTVMFRPWWRIPEARRDDDNPDISDYIGRADMQIVHEWRGQEFGMMLRHSLRGGSRSHGAARFTWSFPIAGNLRGYMELFKGYGESLIDYNHNATYLGLGVSLLDWY, from the coding sequence ATGCCTTGTCGCCGCATCCTGCTGCTGGCCGGCTGTCTCGTCGCCGGCGTCTGCCATGCGCAGAATCCCGACCCGATGGACATCCGCGCCTGCACCGCGATCGAGAGCGACGCACAACGACTGGCCTGCTACGACCGCGCCACCGGACGCGACCAGCTGCCGGCCGCGCAGAAGCGCAACGAGCAGCCCGCCACGACGAACGAAGGCATGTTCGCGCACGACCGCCAGACCAGCGTCGTCGCCGCGGCCGAGCCGCAGGTGGCCGCGCCGCTGTCGCTGCTGGACAGCCGCTGGGAGCTGTCGCCGGAGAGCAAGCTCGGCACCTTCAACCTGCGCGGCTACAGGCCGGTGTACGCGATGCCGCTGTTCGCCACCAGCAACCAGAACCGCGAGCCGCACAGCCCGAATCCCGACAACACCGTGAAAACGCCGCAGCAGCTGCAGAACGTCGAGGGCAAGTTCCAGCTCAGCCTGAAAACGAAGATCTGGCAAGGCGTGTTCGGCGATGCCGGCGACCTGTGGCTGGGCTACACGCAGAGCTCGCGCTGGCAGGTCTACAACGCGCAGGCCTCGCGCCCGTTCCGCGAGACGAACTACGAACCCGAGGCGCTGCTGGTGTTCGACACGCATTACCGCGTGCTGGGATGGAACGGCCGCCTGTTCGGCATCGGCGTCGACCATCAGTCCAACGGCCGCGGCAACCCGCTGTCACGCAGCTGGAACCGGGTGATCGCCGACGTCGGCTTCGAGCGCGACGGCTGGACCGTGATGTTCCGCCCGTGGTGGCGCATCCCCGAGGCGCGTCGCGACGACGACAATCCCGACATCAGCGACTACATCGGCCGCGCCGACATGCAGATCGTGCACGAATGGCGCGGCCAGGAGTTCGGCATGATGCTGCGCCACTCCCTACGCGGCGGCAGCCGCAGCCACGGCGCCGCGCGCTTCACCTGGAGCTTCCCCATCGCCGGCAACCTGCGCGGCTACATGGAGCTGTTCAAGGGCTACGGCGAAAGCCTGATCGACTACAACCACAACGCCACCTACCTGGGGCTGGGCGTGTCGCTGCTCGACTGGTATTGA
- a CDS encoding GNAT family N-acetyltransferase has protein sequence MSDTILIRPATTADYAAWKPLWDGYNAFYGRSGPTALPEEITRTTWARFHDPAEPVHALVAERDGSLLGLAHYLFHRSTIQLEPSCYLQDLFTAPAARGHGVGRALIERVYEIARAAKVPRVYWQTHETNATAMRLYDQVAEKSGFVVYRKLF, from the coding sequence GTGAGCGACACGATCCTGATCCGGCCAGCGACGACCGCCGACTACGCCGCCTGGAAACCGCTGTGGGACGGCTACAACGCGTTCTACGGCCGCAGCGGCCCCACCGCCCTGCCGGAGGAAATCACCCGCACGACGTGGGCCCGCTTCCACGATCCGGCCGAACCGGTGCATGCGCTGGTCGCCGAACGCGACGGCTCGCTGCTGGGCCTGGCGCACTACCTGTTTCACCGCAGCACGATCCAGCTCGAGCCCAGCTGCTACCTGCAGGACTTGTTCACCGCGCCAGCCGCACGCGGCCACGGCGTGGGTCGTGCGCTGATCGAACGCGTCTACGAAATCGCCCGGGCAGCCAAGGTGCCCCGCGTGTACTGGCAAACCCATGAAACCAACGCCACCGCGATGCGGCTCTACGACCAGGTGGCCGAAAAGTCGGGCTTCGTGGTTTACCGCAAACTGTTCTGA
- a CDS encoding cold-shock protein, whose product MSDRQIGTVKWFNDAKGFGFIARDNGPDVFVHFRAISGNGFKSLQEGQQVSFKVVQGQKGLQADEVMPA is encoded by the coding sequence ATGTCTGATCGTCAGATCGGTACCGTCAAGTGGTTCAACGACGCCAAGGGCTTCGGCTTCATCGCCCGTGACAATGGTCCGGACGTGTTCGTGCATTTCCGCGCGATCTCCGGCAATGGCTTCAAGAGCCTGCAGGAAGGCCAGCAGGTCAGCTTCAAGGTGGTGCAGGGCCAGAAGGGCCTGCAGGCCGACGAAGTGATGCCGGCCTGA
- a CDS encoding FKBP-type peptidyl-prolyl cis-trans isomerase, with the protein MQIAANAAVAFHYTLTDDDGQVVDSSAGREPLAYLHGQGHIVPGLEKQMEGRKAGDKFDAHVAAEEGYGVRHEELVQEVPREAFQGVADIQPGMQFQGHGPQGVINVTVTRVEDDKVHIDGNHPLAGKALHFAIEVTEVREATEEELAHGHVHGAGGHHH; encoded by the coding sequence ATGCAGATTGCCGCCAACGCCGCCGTTGCCTTCCACTACACCCTCACCGACGACGACGGCCAGGTCGTCGACAGCTCCGCCGGTCGCGAGCCGCTGGCCTACCTGCACGGCCAAGGCCACATCGTGCCGGGTCTGGAGAAGCAGATGGAAGGCCGCAAGGCCGGCGACAAGTTCGACGCCCACGTGGCGGCGGAGGAAGGCTACGGCGTGCGTCACGAGGAACTGGTGCAGGAAGTGCCGCGCGAGGCGTTCCAGGGCGTGGCGGACATCCAGCCCGGCATGCAGTTCCAGGGCCACGGTCCGCAGGGCGTGATCAACGTCACCGTGACCAGGGTCGAGGACGACAAGGTCCACATCGACGGCAACCATCCGCTGGCCGGCAAGGCCCTGCACTTCGCCATCGAGGTGACCGAGGTGCGCGAAGCCACCGAGGAAGAGCTGGCGCACGGCCACGTGCATGGCGCGGGCGGCCACCACCACTGA